A single window of Aspergillus oryzae RIB40 DNA, chromosome 8 DNA harbors:
- a CDS encoding uncharacterized protein (citrate synthase) translates to MTVTQEASPKRESLHIIDDRTGSYYSIPIVNNAINASDFKKVTAPEDKAYPANQTENGLRVYDPGYSNTAVSHSKITYIDGLKGTIQYRGYSINDIVGRKTFIDTAHLLIWGHWPSTAEAETLQQRLDQVPVPQDFVFNVIKSFPRDGSLMGMVIAGLSALQSSDMNAIPAHVGKTIYLNNPELADQQIIRVMANMSMLTAAAYCHHIGRDFTPPRAGLSYIENFLLMTGHVEAATGLPNPRYVNAIERLWVLIADHEMTCSTAALLQTASALPDVISCMVSAISALYGPLHGGAIEVAYKNIESIGSISNVPAKIARVKAGKERLYGYGHRVYRVTDPRFVFIREILNELSEEVEKDPLLKVAFEVDRVASEDEYFTSRNLRPNADLFAAFVYKALGFPPEFILPLSILSRTQGFMAHWREAMGNPPRIWRPGQIYTGDLNKSMDE, encoded by the exons ATGACTGTGACTCAAGAAGCCTCTCCCAAGCGGGAATCCCTACACATTATTGATGACCGTACTGGATCTTATTACTCGATTCCCATTGTGAACAATGCCATCAATGCCAGCGATTTCAAAAAAGTGACCGCGCCAGAAGACAAAGCTTACCCTGCCAACCAAACGGAGAATGGGCTGCGGGTTTACGACCCAGGCTACTCCAACACTGCCGTCAGTCACAGTAAGATCACCTATATTGATGGGCTCAAGGGCACTATCCAGTACCGTGGGTACTCCATCAATGACATTGTCGGACGCAAGACGTTTATCGATACCGCGCATCTCCTGATCTGGGGTCACTGGCCCTCCACCGCCGAGGCCGAAACCCTTCAGCAACGCCTCGACCAGGTTCCTGTCCCTCAGGATTTTGTCTTCAATGTGATCAAATCCTTTCC ACGAGATGGTTCCCTTATGGGAATGGTAATCGCCGGTCTATCAGCGCTCCAGTCCAGTGATATGAATGCGATCCCGGCTCATGTGGGAAAGACCATCTATCTGAACAATCCCGAGCTAGCCGATCAACAGATCATTCGGGTCATGGCAAACATGTCCATGTTGACAGCCGCGGCATACTGCCATCACATCGGACGTGACTTCACTCCACCCCGCGCGGGGCTATCGTACATTGAGAACTTCCTACTCATGACTGGTCATGTTGAGGCAGCTACTGGCCTGCCAAACCCGCGATACGTGAATGCCATTGAGCGACTCTGGGTCCTCATTGCCGATCATGAAATGACCTGCTCCACTGCGGCCCTTCTTCAAACCGCATCTGCCCTACCAGATGTTATCTCCTGCATGGTCTCCGCCATCTCGGCATTGTATGGTCCTCTCCATGGTGGAGCCATTGAAGTCGCTTACAAGAATATTGAGAGCATCGGCTCCATCTCCAATGTACCTGCCAAGATCGCCCGCGTCAAAGCAGGAAAGGAACGTCTGTATGGTTACGGCCACCGAGTCTACCGTGTGACAGATCCTCGATTTGTCTTCATCCGTGAGATCCTCAATGAACTGTCCGAGGAAGTGGAGAAGGACCCCTTGTTGAAAGTTGCATTCGAGGTCGACCGTGTTGCCTCAGAAGATGAGTACTTCACGTCCAGGAATCTCCGCCCCAACGCGGATTTGTTCGCTGCGTTTGTCTACAAGGCTCT TGGGTTCCCGCCCGAATTCATCCTGCCTCTGTCGATTCTCTCCCGCACACAAGGGTTTATGGCCCACTGGAGAGAGGCCATGG GCAATCCTCCTCGAATCTGGCGGCCGGGTCAGATCTATACCGGTGACCTGAACAAGTCCATGGATGAGTGA